The Mycoplasmopsis caviae sequence ATGTTGTTTTTTGAACCTTGACCTACAGGAACCATAAAACTTTTTTGAGTATTAGTTACTTTATCATCAATTGAAATATCTTCAAATTTAAATATAACAACAGCCCTAACAGTCTTATCATCAACAATTCTCTTTACCAATAAGTAAGTTTTGCCATTGTGTAATGTTAGAACATCGTTAACTTTTGGTAAGTTTGTTTTAGTAAATTCTACTTCTACTAAGTCTGATCAAATTTTAATTATTTTACCATTCATTATTTTTCTCCTAACTCTTTAGCAACTTGCTCAAGGTATGATTGTTCAAGTGGAACAAATTCATGTTTTACATTAATTTCTCAACCTAAATTTAAATAGTTTGAATATTGTAATAGTGCAAAAGCAAAGAAGTTTTTAATAATTTCTTCATCATAGTTTTCGCCTGATTGCATAGTCATAAATGCTTTTTGTGCTTGTGTATTTGTTGAGATAAGTTTATTTAAGAATACTAATGCTTTTTGTTCATCTTTAATTCCTTGAAGTAAGCTTCATGAAATTAATTTAGACATTAATAATACAAAATGGAATGAATAAAGTGAGAAACCTTTTTGAGAAAACATTTTTTCAATCATTTTACCTTTGTAAAGTAATAATGAAGTTTCTTTGTTTAATTCATAATCAAGCATGGCTAATTTAATGTTTCTTTTATATGCTTTATAAATCTTACCGACCTCAGCAGCTACTTTTGTAACGCTTCTTGATTGAACTGATGAACCGGTTCTTGAAACTGAGAGACCTGTATCAATGGCTGGTAACTTACCTGCTGAGAATAAGTCAGCGCTTGTTACAATTTGACCATCAGTAATTGAAATAATGTTTGAAGCAATAAGTGATGTAATATCTCCATCAACTGTTTGCAAAATAGGTAATGCAGTAATTGTTTTTCTACCAACAAATGAACCAGAACGTTCTAATAGTGATGAGTGTGAAAAGAATGTATCTCCTGGCATTGCTTCTTTACCAACAGGTTTATCAGTTAAAAGAGCGATTTCACGAATGATGTTGGCATGTTTTGTCAAGTCATCATAAACAATTAAAACATCATCATTCATTGATAAGTTTTCTGCATAAGCAATACCATAGTAAGGAGCTAAATATTGCTCATAAGCACTAGTTGCTGGTGCATCAATAATAATTACATTATTTAAAACACCATATTTTTTAAGTGTGTTATAAATACTTGAAATTGCTTCTCTTTTTTGACCAATTGCTACATAAATACATTTAGTTCCATTTTTGGCTTGATTAATAATTGCATTCAATGCAATGTGAGTTTTACCAGTTTGACGGTCACCGATAATTAATTCACGTTGGCCTTTACCAATAGGAATAAGTAAGTCAATAGATATAATACCAGTAAAGAGTTGTTGATTAAGTGGCTTAACTGTCATTAGGTTATGAGCCAAACTAAATGTTTGGTGATCACTTGCTAGATTAGTAAATTTAGCTTCACTTTGAGTAGGTAGAACTATTTTACCATTAACATTAATAACTTTTCCAAAGTGATCTGGAGAACTGTGAACTATATTTTCGTTATTTGTTTCAACAATTTCTTCGCCAATATTTAAGGTTGCATTTGACAAATTACCCAATAAATAAGCTTTATTGTGACTAGCACTAATTAGGAGAAGTTTAATTGCTGGATTAGATTTTAAGTAAAAAATTTGGTGTTGTCTATAAGAATAGGCACCTTCTACTTCAACTATATAGTCAAAAGTTGAAATAATCTTAGGATTCTTTTTTTCCATATTAAATTCCTTTCAATCCTAGTGCTAGCAAGCTTACTCCTGTAAGTAAAATTAAACTTGCAAACACAATAGGTATAATGTAATAAATTAATGTTTTTGTTTCTTTAATTGATTTACGTTTAACAATTAGTGTAATTATTAATGTTAATAGAATCAGAAGACCAATAGCTGTACTTATTGAACCAACTATCTTTTTAATGTCTTGTTGTAATGCTCCTCTTTGAGCAAGAACTTGATCCATTTTTTGAA is a genomic window containing:
- a CDS encoding MSC_0619 family F1-like ATPase alpha subunit, whose amino-acid sequence is MEKKNPKIISTFDYIVEVEGAYSYRQHQIFYLKSNPAIKLLLISASHNKAYLLGNLSNATLNIGEEIVETNNENIVHSSPDHFGKVINVNGKIVLPTQSEAKFTNLASDHQTFSLAHNLMTVKPLNQQLFTGIISIDLLIPIGKGQRELIIGDRQTGKTHIALNAIINQAKNGTKCIYVAIGQKREAISSIYNTLKKYGVLNNVIIIDAPATSAYEQYLAPYYGIAYAENLSMNDDVLIVYDDLTKHANIIREIALLTDKPVGKEAMPGDTFFSHSSLLERSGSFVGRKTITALPILQTVDGDITSLIASNIISITDGQIVTSADLFSAGKLPAIDTGLSVSRTGSSVQSRSVTKVAAEVGKIYKAYKRNIKLAMLDYELNKETSLLLYKGKMIEKMFSQKGFSLYSFHFVLLMSKLISWSLLQGIKDEQKALVFLNKLISTNTQAQKAFMTMQSGENYDEEIIKNFFAFALLQYSNYLNLGWEINVKHEFVPLEQSYLEQVAKELGEK